Part of the Pseudomonas sp. Leaf58 genome is shown below.
CTGGCACCCAGCCCCGGCGACGAGCTGATGCTGTTGCAGACCTTGCTCGGCAGCTGGCCGCTGGAACTTGACCTGCACCACGACAGCGCCCTACGCCAGTACGCCGAGCGTATTCGCCAGTGGCAGCAAAAAGCCCTGCGCGAGGCCAAGCTGCGCAGCAGCTGGAGCGCGCCGAATGAAGCCTACGAAAGCGCCTGTGCTCGCTACATCGACGACCTGCTGCTGGGCAACGAGAACCAGCAGTTGCGTAAATCCCTGGCTGATGCCGCACAGCTGCTGGCCTGCCCCGGCGCCCTCAATAGCTTGGTCCAGGCGCTATTGCGCATGACTGCACCCGGGGTGCCCGACCTGTACCAGGGCAACGAGTACTGGGACTTCAGCCTGGTCGACCCAGACAACCGCAGCGCCGTGGACTACGCTTGCCGGCGCCGCACCCTGGACGACGCCACACCGCTAGCCGAGCTGCTGGCGCACTGGCGCGACGGCCGCCTCAAGCAGGCCCTGGTGGCGCGCTTGTTGGACTGCCGCCAGGCCCATGCCGAGCTGTTCCGCCGCGGCGCCTACCTGCCCTTGACCGTGCACGGGCGCCATGCCGACAAGGTGGTGGCGTTCGCCCGCCTGGGCGAAGGCGAACGGGCCGTCATCATCGCGCCACGCCTGGCCAGTACCCTGCTGGCTGCTGTGCCCATACCCCTGATCCCGGCACAGAACTGGGACGACACACGGGTAAGCCTGCCGTTTGCCTTGTCGCCTGCCAACTCGACGGGACTTTTCCCCAGTGCTGCGGTCAGCTCTTCCAAGGAGCTGTTGTTGAGCGCCGTGCTGGCGGAGTTTCCGGTCAACTTGCTGATACAACAATTTTGAGATTCAGGAGCGTCGTGATGAGTGTTGAAGAAAAACGTATCCGCGAATTTGCCTATCAGATCTGGGAATCCGAGGGCAAGCCAGCCGGCCAGGAAGATCGCCATTGGGAAATGGCCCGCAAGCTGGCTGAAGCCGAGGCCCTGGCACCCAAGGCGGCACCGCGCAAGCGGGCGCCGGCCAAGCCGAAAGTGACAGCGGCGCCGACGGCCCCTGCCGAGCCCAAGGTGGCCGCCCTGCCTGGGGTTAAACCGGCGGCAGCGAAAAAGCCTCGGGCAGCGAAAAAGCCCACAGCGGGTTGAGCCTGTCCCGGCCCTTTCGCGGGCAAGCCCGCTGCTACAAGGGTTACCGCCATTCTGTGTGGGAGCGGGGTCACCGGCGAAGAGGCCGGTGCAGGACAACCTCGCTCCCCTTCACCACGGCCACACGAGGACCGCCATGAGCCCCCGCACCCCGAAGAAAACCCGCTCAGTCGCCCCATCGCGCATCCGCGAAGGCCTGCCCTTCCCCCTCGGCGCCACCTGGGATGGCCTTGGGGTCAATTTTGCCCTGTTCTCGGCCAACGCCACCAAGGTCGAGCTGTGCCTGTTCGATTCCACCGGCGAGCAGGAAATCGAACGCATCGAGCTGCCCGAATACACCGATGAGATCTACCACGGCTACCTGCCCGACGCTCACCCCGGGTTGGTCTACGGCTACCGCGTGTACGGCCCCTATGAGCCGGAAAACGGCCACCGCTTCAACCCCAACAAGCTGCTGATCGACCCCTACGCCAAGCAACTGGTCGGTAGCCTGCAATGGTCCGAGGCGCTGTTCGGCTATACCATCGGCCACCCTGACGGCGACTTGTCGTTTGACGAGCGGGACAGCGCGCCGTTCGTGCCCAAATGCAAGGTGATCGACCCGGCCTTCACCTGGGGCCGTGACCAGCGCGTGTCGGTGCCGTGGGAGCGCACGATCCTCTACGAGGCCCACACCCGCGGCATCAGCATGCGCCACCCGGCGGTGCCAGAAGCGCTGCGCGGCACCTTCGCCGGGCTGGCCAACGACGCGCTGCTCAAGCACATCAAAGAGCTGGGTGTTTCCAGCATCGAATTGCTGCCGATCCACGCCTTCGTCAACGACCAGCACTTGTTGGACAAGGGCCTGAACAACTACTGGGGCTACAACAGCATCGCCTTTTTCGCCCCGCACCCACGCTACCTGGCCAGCGGCAAGATCGCCGAGTTCAAGGAAATGGTCGCGCACCTGCACGACGCCGGGCTGGAGGTGATCCTCGACGTGGTCTACAACCACACCGCCGAAGGCAACGAGCGCGGCCCCACCCTATCGATGCGCGGCATCGACAACGCCTCGTACTACCGCCTGATGCCCGACAACAAACGCTACTACATCAACGATTCCGGCACCGGCAACACCCTCGACCTCAGCCACCCCTGCGTGCTGCAACTGGTCACCGACTCACTGCGCTACTGGGCCGGCGAAATGCATGTGGACGGTTTCCGCTTCGACCTGGCAACCATTTTGGGCCGTTACCACGATGGCTACAGCGAGCGCCATGGCTTCCTCGTCGCTTGCCGCCAGGACCCGATGCTAAGCCAGGTCAAGCTGATCGCCGAGCCTTGGGACTGCGGCCCGGGCGGTTACCAAGTGGGCAACTTCGCACCGGGCTGGGCAGAATGGAACGACCGCTTCCGCGACACCGTGCGTGCCTTCTGGAAAGGCGACGAAGGCCAACTGGCCGATTTTGCCTCGCGCATGACCGCCTCGGGTGACATGTTCAATAACCGTGGCCGGCGCCCCTATGCCTCGGTCAACTTTATCACCGCCCACGACGGTTTTACCCTGCGCGACCTGGTCTCGTACAACCAAAAGCACAACGAAGACAACGACGAAAACAACCAGGACGGCACCGACAACAACCTGTCATGGAACTGCGGCGCCGAAGGGCCGACCGACGACCCGGCGGTGAATGCCCTGCGCATGCGCCAGATGCGCAACTTCTTTGCCACCCTGCTGTTGGCCCAGGGCACGCCGATGATCGTCGCCGGTGACGAGTTCAGCCGGACCCAGCACGGCAACAACAATGCCTACTGCCAGGACAGCGAGATTGGCTGGGTGGACTGGGACCTGGACCAGGAAGGCGAAGAGCTGCTGGCCTTCGTCAAGCGCCTGACCCGCCTGCGCTTGGCCTACCCGGTACTGCGCCGCTCGCGCTTTCTGGTGGGTGACTACAATGAGGCCATCGGGGTCAAGGACGTGACCTGGCTGGCACCGGATGGCAACGAGATGAGCGTGGCGCAGTGGGAAGACCCGCACGGGCGCTGCCTGGGCATGTTGATCGATGGCCGGGCGCAGGTCAGCGGTATCGCCCGGCCAGGCGCCGAGGCCACCGTGCTGCTGATCGTCAACGCCCACCACGACATCGTGCCGTTCAAGCTGCCAGCGGTACCCGAAGGGGATTACTGGAGCTGCCTGGTCGATACCGACCGCCCGGAGCTGCGCAAGGGCCAACATCTGCAGTTCGATAGCACATTCGAGGTAAAGGGGCGGTCGCTGTTGCTGATGGTGTTGCAGCGGGATGAAGAGTGAACCTGAACGGCTGGCCTGTGTCCCTTGTGTAAGCCCTTTGCCTGAGGAGTAACCGTGAACCCCGAAGCCGGCAGTCAAGGTTTCGCCAGCGTCAACCAGGCCCCGGCCGTGAAGCGCCTGCGGGTGCTGACGGTGAATACCCACAAGGGTTTCACCGCCTTCAACCGGCGCTTCATCCTGCCGGAACTGCGCGAGGCGGTGCGCAGCACCCAGGCCGACATCGTGTTCCTGCAGGAAGTGCTCGGCAGCCACGACCGCCACGCTGCGCGCTACCCCGGTTGGCCGCAGACCTCCCAATACGAATTCCTCGCCGACAGCATGTGGAGCGACTTTGCCTACGGCCGCAACGCGGTGTACCCCGACGGCCACCACGGCAACGCGCTACTGTCCAAATACCCGATCATCGAACACCGCAACCTCGACGTGTCGATCACCGGCCCCGAACGCCGTGGCCTGCTGCACTGTATTCTCGACGTACCCGGGCCGCATCACGTGCATGCCATCTGTGTGCACTTGTCATTGCTGGAACGCCATCGCCAGAAACAGCTACAACTGCTGCGCAAACTGCTTGAATCGTTGCCCACTGAAGCCCCGGTAATCATCGCTGGCGACTTCAACGACTGGAAAGCCCACGGCAACCGTACATTGGGCTTGCAACCTGACCTGCACGAGGCGTTCCAACGCCATCACGGGCACCTGGCCCGCACC
Proteins encoded:
- a CDS encoding DUF2934 domain-containing protein — protein: MMSVEEKRIREFAYQIWESEGKPAGQEDRHWEMARKLAEAEALAPKAAPRKRAPAKPKVTAAPTAPAEPKVAALPGVKPAAAKKPRAAKKPTAG
- the glgX gene encoding glycogen debranching protein GlgX, whose translation is MSPRTPKKTRSVAPSRIREGLPFPLGATWDGLGVNFALFSANATKVELCLFDSTGEQEIERIELPEYTDEIYHGYLPDAHPGLVYGYRVYGPYEPENGHRFNPNKLLIDPYAKQLVGSLQWSEALFGYTIGHPDGDLSFDERDSAPFVPKCKVIDPAFTWGRDQRVSVPWERTILYEAHTRGISMRHPAVPEALRGTFAGLANDALLKHIKELGVSSIELLPIHAFVNDQHLLDKGLNNYWGYNSIAFFAPHPRYLASGKIAEFKEMVAHLHDAGLEVILDVVYNHTAEGNERGPTLSMRGIDNASYYRLMPDNKRYYINDSGTGNTLDLSHPCVLQLVTDSLRYWAGEMHVDGFRFDLATILGRYHDGYSERHGFLVACRQDPMLSQVKLIAEPWDCGPGGYQVGNFAPGWAEWNDRFRDTVRAFWKGDEGQLADFASRMTASGDMFNNRGRRPYASVNFITAHDGFTLRDLVSYNQKHNEDNDENNQDGTDNNLSWNCGAEGPTDDPAVNALRMRQMRNFFATLLLAQGTPMIVAGDEFSRTQHGNNNAYCQDSEIGWVDWDLDQEGEELLAFVKRLTRLRLAYPVLRRSRFLVGDYNEAIGVKDVTWLAPDGNEMSVAQWEDPHGRCLGMLIDGRAQVSGIARPGAEATVLLIVNAHHDIVPFKLPAVPEGDYWSCLVDTDRPELRKGQHLQFDSTFEVKGRSLLLMVLQRDEE
- a CDS encoding endonuclease/exonuclease/phosphatase family protein, encoding MNPEAGSQGFASVNQAPAVKRLRVLTVNTHKGFTAFNRRFILPELREAVRSTQADIVFLQEVLGSHDRHAARYPGWPQTSQYEFLADSMWSDFAYGRNAVYPDGHHGNALLSKYPIIEHRNLDVSITGPERRGLLHCILDVPGPHHVHAICVHLSLLERHRQKQLQLLRKLLESLPTEAPVIIAGDFNDWKAHGNRTLGLQPDLHEAFQRHHGHLARTYPARLPLLRLDRIYLRNAESQGPRILGHKPWSHLSDHLPLAVEVRL